The proteins below are encoded in one region of Halobaculum roseum:
- a CDS encoding glycoside hydrolase family 15 protein: MRLRDALDDHKRNRDHPTRFPGERRTTAGLFSGAGGRLIHVAPDGTVRDFGYPLSGRSGLADSRFALRLDDPPVELDVDDPAVRRTDDGSVVIELAEGDQSYHGSTALVETDYETPVGPLRRLDLAVETDGGDAHVTRVAFDDADRADALDASLLVGCTFAPEGRDARVGQLHHEDAVEVFHDRERDFLAGAAGLDVIGGGLPAGPDAVLASDPHERGADALGDRREEDHLGGHIVAATGFENGAATVATLLTDREETDREAALDDLDDLLAEATSVAALSDLAADGDAAVSLPAEVPRGDSAVDDLRVLSLLSAPTGMRIAGPDFDPHYVHSGGYGYTWFRDDAEISGFLLGADERFDLGLDDWHRRSARAFIDTQLPDGTWPHRVWPRNGALAPGWANARMEAGDDVEYQADQTASVVAFLARLLDRLPEDDPLADEVAAAVDDGLDGMIASLADDGRPVACQNAWEDAGGRFAHTAARFLDAFSAVAALGSARFDRAVEATDRAALLYDALDDLWVDERGTFAVRERGDGTLDDRLDSATFALADAHRAYAAIGEVDEVRRDRLVSHVDATVDGLYHDPADSEVAGLVRYEGDGWRQRGQGHEKIWTVSTAWGANAAGEVAALLADADDARSDEFARRSLELLELVGSDGPLTVPGGFLPEQFFDDGTPDSATPLGWPHAIRLATTALLDEQEALSGADCEPAPAVD, from the coding sequence ATGCGACTACGTGACGCACTCGACGACCACAAACGGAACCGGGACCACCCGACCCGGTTCCCCGGCGAGCGACGCACCACCGCCGGCCTGTTCTCGGGTGCCGGCGGGCGCCTGATCCACGTCGCGCCCGACGGCACGGTACGCGACTTCGGCTACCCGCTCTCCGGCCGATCCGGACTCGCCGACTCCCGGTTCGCGCTGCGCCTCGACGACCCGCCGGTCGAGCTCGACGTGGACGACCCGGCGGTACGACGCACCGACGACGGAAGCGTCGTGATCGAACTCGCCGAGGGCGACCAGTCGTACCACGGGTCGACGGCACTGGTCGAGACCGACTACGAGACGCCGGTCGGGCCCCTGCGCCGGCTCGATCTCGCGGTCGAGACCGACGGGGGCGACGCGCACGTGACGCGCGTCGCGTTCGACGACGCCGACCGCGCCGACGCACTCGACGCGTCGCTGCTCGTCGGCTGTACGTTCGCGCCCGAGGGACGGGACGCCCGGGTCGGACAGCTCCACCACGAGGACGCAGTCGAGGTGTTTCACGACCGCGAGCGCGACTTCCTCGCCGGCGCCGCCGGCCTCGACGTGATCGGCGGCGGGCTTCCCGCCGGCCCGGACGCCGTCCTCGCCTCCGATCCTCACGAGCGCGGGGCCGACGCGCTCGGCGACCGCCGCGAGGAGGACCACCTCGGCGGCCACATCGTCGCCGCGACCGGCTTCGAGAACGGTGCCGCGACTGTCGCAACGCTGCTCACCGACCGCGAGGAGACCGACCGCGAGGCCGCCCTCGACGATCTCGACGACCTGCTCGCCGAAGCGACCTCCGTTGCCGCGCTGTCCGATCTCGCGGCCGACGGCGACGCCGCTGTATCGCTCCCGGCGGAGGTACCGCGGGGCGACTCCGCCGTCGACGACCTGCGGGTGCTGTCGCTGTTGTCGGCGCCGACGGGGATGCGCATCGCCGGGCCGGACTTCGATCCCCATTACGTCCACTCGGGCGGGTACGGCTACACCTGGTTCCGCGACGACGCGGAGATCTCGGGGTTCCTGCTGGGCGCCGACGAGCGGTTCGACCTCGGCCTCGACGACTGGCATCGCCGGAGCGCCCGGGCATTCATCGACACGCAGCTTCCCGACGGCACCTGGCCCCATCGCGTTTGGCCCCGAAACGGGGCGCTCGCGCCCGGATGGGCCAACGCCCGCATGGAGGCCGGCGACGACGTGGAGTATCAGGCCGACCAGACCGCGAGCGTCGTCGCCTTCCTCGCTCGGCTGCTCGACCGGCTCCCCGAGGACGACCCGCTCGCCGACGAAGTCGCGGCCGCGGTCGACGACGGCCTGGACGGGATGATCGCGTCGCTGGCAGACGACGGGCGCCCGGTCGCCTGTCAGAACGCGTGGGAGGACGCCGGCGGTCGGTTCGCCCACACCGCCGCGCGCTTCCTCGACGCGTTCTCTGCGGTCGCCGCGCTCGGGTCGGCTCGGTTCGACCGGGCGGTCGAGGCGACCGACCGCGCGGCGCTGCTGTACGACGCGCTCGACGACCTGTGGGTCGACGAACGCGGCACGTTCGCGGTGCGCGAGCGCGGCGACGGCACGCTCGACGACCGTCTCGACTCGGCGACGTTCGCGCTCGCCGACGCCCACCGGGCGTACGCGGCGATCGGCGAGGTGGACGAGGTCCGTCGCGACCGACTCGTCTCCCACGTCGACGCGACGGTCGACGGACTGTATCACGACCCCGCCGATAGCGAGGTCGCCGGCCTGGTCCGGTACGAGGGCGACGGCTGGCGCCAACGCGGGCAGGGTCACGAGAAGATCTGGACCGTCTCGACGGCGTGGGGCGCTAACGCCGCCGGCGAGGTGGCCGCGCTCCTCGCCGATGCGGACGACGCCCGCAGCGACGAGTTCGCCCGTCGTTCGCTCGAACTGCTCGAGTTGGTCGGTTCGGACGGACCGCTCACGGTTCCCGGCGGGTTCCTCCCCGAGCAGTTCTTCGACGACGGGACCCCCGACAGCGCGACGCCGCTGGGGTGGCCCCACGCGATCCGACTGGCGACGACGGCACTGCTCGACGAACAGGAGGCGCTTTCGGGGGCCGACTGCGAGCCGGCCCCGGCCGTCGACTGA
- a CDS encoding ABC transporter substrate-binding protein: protein MVNDHSDRERGSPISRRRFVTAAGAAGIAGLAGCGGQQAVESETDGTGGSDETTDTETATSTPVEATSEAQRKIQELAYITNQTLPVLPVMEKLAQSFQSTDDWNVPDAGSTPTQLYWPTEWLPREGEWTAEEGSDDERLTFAQWAVPQDSQYNPWNGQNFAEGRRMLFDRFMKFNLANQEYSGYAIQDWSVDEETVTLSLREGMTWHNGDDVTATDVANQVKLDIYNGGSLGSFVAPDDMGAVSERVVATDETTVEITLAEPATETILLAYLQPKYLVAHEGTYGEFVAALDEASNEDERAQALSDLTNDTTPEPVGCGPFQFEDADSQRTLLTKYEDHPDADNMNYSEVEYLYKPQNQGRWNSLINNETDGSATLFMPQNRLNQLPDSMQVSLIPRHWGMGLVFNFEEEPVDDVRVRKAIAHVVNRDNAAQNSGAGTESKIPVTYPSGLTGEFNNQIESGWLEGVADEFDTYGRGETQTDEAASLLQDAGYERQNGTWQRDGEPLELPIKGPSGFSDWVTGVETIVSNLQDFGIEAESVMLDNSTYWGSDYANGDFVVGLQGWASYNQSYPYFHYDWIFNSWDSQNAWNLPSEFESPVLHDQERDGETVTPVDLVAELSTANE from the coding sequence ATGGTGAACGATCACTCTGATCGCGAGCGAGGGTCGCCGATCTCCCGCCGTCGGTTCGTCACCGCCGCTGGGGCCGCAGGGATCGCCGGCCTCGCCGGCTGTGGCGGCCAGCAGGCCGTAGAGTCGGAGACCGACGGAACCGGGGGCAGCGACGAGACGACCGACACCGAGACCGCGACGTCGACGCCCGTCGAGGCGACCAGCGAGGCGCAGCGGAAGATCCAGGAACTGGCCTACATCACCAACCAGACGCTGCCGGTGTTGCCTGTCATGGAGAAGCTGGCGCAGTCGTTCCAGTCGACCGACGACTGGAACGTACCCGATGCCGGCAGCACCCCGACACAGCTCTACTGGCCCACGGAGTGGTTGCCGCGGGAGGGCGAGTGGACGGCCGAGGAAGGCTCCGACGACGAACGCTTGACGTTCGCGCAGTGGGCGGTCCCGCAGGACTCCCAGTACAACCCCTGGAACGGTCAGAACTTCGCGGAGGGCCGCCGGATGCTGTTCGACCGGTTCATGAAGTTCAACCTCGCGAACCAGGAGTACTCCGGGTACGCGATCCAGGACTGGTCGGTCGACGAGGAGACGGTGACGCTGTCGCTGCGCGAGGGGATGACGTGGCACAACGGCGACGACGTTACCGCGACGGACGTGGCCAACCAGGTCAAGCTGGACATCTACAACGGCGGGAGCCTCGGCTCGTTCGTCGCGCCCGACGATATGGGAGCGGTCTCCGAGCGCGTCGTCGCCACCGATGAGACGACCGTCGAGATCACGCTGGCGGAGCCGGCGACGGAAACGATCCTGCTCGCGTATCTCCAGCCGAAATACCTCGTCGCCCACGAGGGAACGTACGGCGAGTTCGTCGCGGCGCTCGACGAGGCGTCGAACGAGGACGAGCGCGCTCAGGCGCTCAGCGATCTCACTAACGACACGACGCCCGAACCGGTCGGCTGTGGACCGTTCCAGTTCGAGGACGCCGACAGCCAGCGCACGCTGTTGACGAAGTACGAGGACCACCCCGACGCGGACAACATGAACTACTCGGAGGTCGAGTACCTCTACAAGCCGCAGAACCAGGGCCGCTGGAACTCCCTGATCAACAACGAGACGGACGGGTCGGCGACGCTGTTCATGCCGCAGAACCGGCTGAACCAGCTCCCCGACTCCATGCAGGTCAGTCTCATTCCTCGCCACTGGGGAATGGGGCTGGTGTTCAACTTCGAGGAGGAGCCGGTGGACGACGTTCGGGTCCGCAAGGCCATCGCGCACGTCGTCAACCGGGACAACGCCGCGCAGAACTCCGGAGCCGGGACGGAGTCGAAGATCCCGGTCACGTATCCCAGCGGGCTCACGGGCGAGTTCAACAATCAGATCGAAAGCGGCTGGCTCGAAGGCGTCGCCGACGAGTTCGACACGTACGGCCGTGGGGAGACCCAGACTGACGAGGCGGCGTCGCTGCTACAGGACGCCGGCTACGAGCGTCAGAACGGTACCTGGCAGCGCGACGGCGAACCGCTCGAGCTGCCGATCAAGGGTCCGTCGGGGTTCTCCGACTGGGTCACCGGCGTCGAGACCATCGTCTCCAATCTGCAGGACTTCGGCATCGAGGCCGAGTCCGTGATGCTAGACAACTCCACCTACTGGGGGAGCGACTACGCAAACGGCGACTTCGTCGTCGGGTTGCAGGGGTGGGCCTCCTACAACCAGTCGTACCCGTACTTCCACTACGATTGGATCTTCAACAGCTGGGACTCTCAGAACGCCTGGAACCTCCCGAGC